One Skermanella sp. TT6 genomic window, CTGATGCGCCAGGAAAGCCGGTTCGAGCCGGATGCCCGGAGCGGCGCCGGGGCCAGGGGCCTGATGCAGCTGATGCCCAGCACCGCGAGCTACGTCGCCGGCAAGCTGACGCCCGATATCCTGGAGCTGACCCGGGGCAAGCCGGACCTGTACGAGCCGGAAGTCAACATGACCCTGGGCCAGCACTATGTGCGCTACCTGCTGGAGCAGAAGGGGATCGAGGACAACCTGATCCTGACCGTCGCGGCCTACAATGCCGGCCCCGGCAACCTCCAGCGCTGGCGGCGGCGCCTGTCCCAGGTCAAGGACCCGCTGCTGTTCATCGAGAGCCTGCCCGTCCGGGAGACGCGCACCTTCGTCGAGCAGGTGCTGACCAACTACTGGATCTACAGCCAGCGCCTGGGCCGGCCCTTGCCGTCCCTGGAGGCCATTGCGGCCGGCCGGTGGCCGGTTTATATGGCAGGGGACGGCGATGCTCCCGCGCCGAAGACAGTTCAGCAGGTGGCCACCGATGGCAAAGATTGACGAGTCCCGGCCCTTCCTCGCGGTCAACATCGCGGTCCTGACCGTGTCGGACACGCGGGTCGAGGCAGACGACAGGTCGGGCAACACCCTGGTGGAGCGCCTGACCGCCGACGGCCACCGCCTCGCCGCCCGCGCGATCGTCAAGGACGACATTCCCTCGATCATCGCCCAGGTCCAGGCCTGGATCGCCGATCCCGGCATCGACGTGGTGATCTCGACCGGCGGCACCGGCGTGACCGGACGCGACGTGACGCCGGAGGCGTTCCACGCGATCTACGACAAGGAGATCCCCGGCTTCGGCGAGCTGTTCCGCATGATCAGCTACGAGAAGGTCGGCACCTCCACGATCCAGAGCAGGGCGACCGGCGGCGTGACCGGCGGGACCTACCTGTTCGCCCTGCCCGGCTCGCCCAGCGCCTGCCGCGACGCCTGGGACGGCATCCTGAAGTTCCAGCTCGACAACCGGCACCGGCCCTGCAACCTGGTCGAGCTGATGCCCCGCCTGATGGAGCATGTGAAGCCCGCCGGTGCCTGAAGGACCCTTGCCTGACCGGCATCTCCCGGCCGCGCTCCGAAACCGCCTGGGGCTGGACGCCGATCCGCTGCCGCTGCCGCCCAAGGGTATGGCCCACGCCCATCTGCGCCTGCCGGGCGGCGTTCTGGCGCGGGTGCCGCGCTGGAGCCAGATCGGCCTCGATCCCGCCGCCAACCTGCGCCACCAGGCGGCCGCCTTCACCCGCGCCGCCCCCGGCGGCCACACGCCGCTCCTGGCAGGCGTCCTGGAACCCGGCGCGGACCTGCCCATGGGCGCCCTCCTGGTCGAGGAGATCGCCGGGCGCCCGCCGCACCTGCCCGACGACATGCCGGCCATCGCCCGCGCGCTGGCCTCCCTCCATGTCCTGTCGGCGGAACCGGCGGCCAACCCGATCCAGGCCACCATCCGGGTGATCGAGCGGCAGGCGCCCTGCTTCGCCCGCGCCGGGCTGGCGCGGGAGACCCTGGCCCACCTCGACGCCGAGCTGGAGTGGGTCCGCACCCTGCCGACGACCCCGGAGCCCCCGGTAGCTTTGGTCGGCACCGACACCCATCCCGGCAATTTCCTGATCGACGATCGGGGAAAGGCCTGGTTCGTGGACCTGGAGAAGGCGACCGACGGGCTTCCGGCAATCGACCTGGCCCACGCCAGCCTCTACACCTCGACCACCTGGGACCCCGATGTGGCCGCGGTCCTTTCCCGCGAGGACACCCGGCGTTTCTACGCCGCCTGGAGCGACGCCGTCCCGCCGGCCATGGCCGAGGCGGTGCGTCCCTGGTTCGGCATCGCCCGCCGCTTGGTCTGGCTGCGCACCCTGTCCTGGATGGCGCGCTGGAAGGTGGAAGGATCGGCCGCGTTCGGCGCCGGCATCGACCCGCGCACCGTCGCCCACGTGCGGGAGCGGATCGAAGACTTCTTCGACCCGGCGACGATCGCGCGGGTGCGGGATAGCCTTTGACCTGAGCGCTTCCCGGCACCGCCCGCCAATGCCTTGACCGGTTCGCCGTAGGTCGGCCTTCGCCCGCAGGGCGAACGCCGACACCCTGCATCAACGCTCCGGCCATGGTGTCGGCGTCGGCCTTCGGCCGAGGCCGACCTACGATGGAGCTGTTGAGGGGCCTGGAGGTCGTGTTCCAAAAAACGAGAATGCACCGTGTCAGGTCCCTGGACCTTCAGGGTCCACGGTGGCGCTGAGACGTAGACCAAGCGAGCGGATCACCTTCAACACGGTTGCGAACTCCGGATTGCCGCCCGGTGCCAGGGCTTTGTACAACCTCTGTCGCCCCAGCCCGGTGCGGCGCGCCATGTCCGTCATGCCTTTCGCCCGCGCGATATTGCCGAGCGCTGCCGCGACAAGTTCCGGATCGCCGTCCTCCAGGACAGCTTCCAGGTTTGCGGCGATGCGATCCTCGTTGGTGAGGCTGTCTACGATGTCCCATGGACGGGTTTCGGTCTTGGACATGCTCGATCCCTCAAAGCGTCCGGGCCAGACGAATAGCAGCCGCGATATCCAGATCCCGAGTACGCCTAGCGCCGCCGGCCGTTCCACTCGCCGCGCTGTGTTGCGCCATGGGCGCAACCTACGGCTCGATGCAGGGCGGAGGTGATGCGGGCCGAAGCTCGTAGGTTGCGCCCATGGCGCAACGCACTGGATCAGCCGTCCCGGGCCGATTGACCTGCTCGCGAACCGCTCTAGCCGTTACGGCGCCCCCAAGTCGCACAGGCTGTCGATCTCCTACAATCAAGTATCCGCAATGATGGTCCATGCCGACAGCCCTCAAAGCAGCGGCAATTGGTCCCCGGGCGCCGGCGGCGGCCTGAACAGCCCGCATTCCAGGTCCCAGCGCCGCCCATTCAGGCCCAGCCGCCGGCAGGCCAGCTTGAAGCGGCGGGACAGCAGTTCGGCGATCGGGCCGGTGCCGGTCATGCGGGTGCCGAACTCGGACTGGTAGAGGCCGCCGGCCCGCGCCTGCCGGATCAGGCTCAGCACGCGGTCGGCCCGGTCGGGAACGTGCTCGCGCAGCCATTCCTCGAACAGGTCCTTTATCTCCAGCGGCAGCCGCAGCAGGATATAGCTGCCGCCGGCGGCTCCCGCCTCCGCGCCGGCCTCCAGGATCGCTTCCAGCTCGTGGTCGTTGAGCCCCGGCACCATCGGGCTGGCGAGGACCGAGACAGGCACGCCCGCCGCCGTCAATTCCCGGATCGCCTCCAGCCGCCGGGGCGGCGTCGCGGCGCGCGGCTCCATCCGGCGGGCGAGGTCCCGGTCGAGCGTGGTGACCGACACGGCGACGCTCGCCAGCCGCTTCGCCGCCATCGGAGCCAGGATATCCAGGTCGCGGGTCACCAGCGCCGACTTGGTGATGATGCAGACCGGCTGGTTGAAGTCCCGGCAGACCTCCAGCACCGCGCGGGTGATCCGCTCCTCCCGCTCGATCGGCTGGTAAGGGTCGGTGTTGGCGCCGATCGCCAGCGGCCGGCAGACATAGGATTTCGCGCGCAGCTCCCGCGCCAGCAACTCGGCCGCGTCCCGCTTGCGGAACAGGCGCGTCTCGAAATCCAGCCCCGGCGACAGCCCCAGATAGGCGTGGGTCGGGCGGGCGAAGCAATAGATGCAGGCGTGCTCGCAGCCGCGATAGGGATTGACCGATTGTTCGAACGGGATGTCGGGCGAGCTGTTGCGGGCGATGACGCTGCGGGCGCGGTCGTCCAGGACGGTCGTCCGGACCGGCGGCGGATCCTCGCCGCCGTTCGCCGTCCAGCCGTCGTCCACCAGCACGCGCCGCTCGCGCTCGAAACGCGAACTCTCGTTGCTGATCGCCCCCCGCCCCTTGAGAGCCCTGCGCGTGATCTCGTCCATGAGGGCCAGGATAGACCGTCGCGAATAGAACGTAAAGAGAACACATTTCTCTTTGATCGAACGCCGGGGCGGTTCGGAGGTAGCCGGCTGAACCGAATCTTACCTGAACTGAGTAGCTTTCGCTCTGAGTGTTCTAGGGTTGATGTTCTAGGGCCGTTTGGGCGGTGTCGGGGCGGGCATCCCGCCTGCTAACCAGGAGGACAAATTTAGGTCAAAAGCGCAAAGGTCCACTGCTCATGATTTCGATCGTCATGCCGTCCTACAATTCCGCGGAATTCATCGAACAGGCTATCGAGAGCGTCAGGGCACAGACATTCCCCCATTTCGAACTGCTGGTCTGCGACGACGGCTCGACGGACGGCACCCTCGACATCGTCAGGCGCCTGATGGGCCAGGACGACCGGATCAGGCTTCTGCTGAACAACTGCCGCAACATCAGCCTGAACTGCAACATCGGGCTCCGGGAAGCCAGATACCCCTGGATCGCCCGGCTCGACGCGGACGACGTCATGCATCCGAACCGGCTGGAACTCCAGATGAAGGCGGCCGAACAGGATCCCTCGGTGGTCCTGTGGGGAAGCCATGCCCGGCTGGTGAACCGCAAGGGCAGACCCCTACGCACCCTGCGGACCGGACCGGCGACGCAGGAGGAGTTCGAGAGCAAGCGGGCGACCGGCGGCATGCTGGTGATCCAGGGGCCGACGGTGATGTTCCGCCGTGACCTGGCGCTGGAGATCGGCGGGTACGACCCGTTCTTCAATTCGGCCGAGGATCTCGAACTGCTGCACCGGCTGGTCGCGTTCGGCCCGGCCCGGGTTCTGCCGCTGGCGCTGACCGACTACCGCGTCCACGGCGGCAGCGTGACGTCGGGCAAGGCGGCCCACCAGATCCGCCTGATCCGGTACATCGAGGCCCGCAACCGCGCCGTCCTGGCCGGCTGCGCGATCTGCCCGCCGGTGGAGTTCATGCGCGCCCTGGACAGCGCACCGGCCCATGTCCGCCTGCTCGAATGGATCGACGGCATGGCCCGGCAGAACTACCGCAACGCCAGCATCCACAATGCCGAGAAGCGGACCTTCCGGGCCGTCCTGTGCCTGACCGCAGCCCTGTCCCTCAATCCCTTCTTCAGCCTGCCCCGCCTGGGCAAGCGGATCGGCCGAAGCTTGGCGGTCCGGTCCCGCGCCACCCTGCATTCCGCGGGGCGGCGGATTCTCGGGGCGGTCCATGCCGGCGGCAGCGGCGGCCCGGCGCACTGACACCGGCCTGTTTGACGGCGGCGTGCCGAGCCGCCGTCAATCCTACGCGAAGACACTTCCATGATCCTGGACATCCGGCAGTTCCCGACCGGGCAGCATTTCGACGCCGACCTGTGCATCGTAGGCGCCGGGGCCGCCGGCATCTCGATCGCGCGCGACATGCTCGGGCTTCCGATCAAGGTGCTGCTGCTGGAAAGCGGCGGCTTCGACTTCGACGCCGAGGTCGCGGCCCTGAACGAAGCCGACAACGCCGCCGACCTGAAGCTCGACCTGGAATCCTTCCGGGCCCGCCTGTTCGGGGGCACGACCAGCCTGTGGGGCGGCAATTGCGCCCCGCTCGACCCGATCGACTTCGCGCCGCGCCCTTGGGTGCCCTTCTCCGGCTGGCCGATCAAGCACGAGGAGATGCTGCCCTACTGGCAGCGCGCCCAACCCCTGTTCGAGCTGGGCGACCGCGGCTACGACGTGGACGAATGGGTCCTGGCCGAGCCGGACTTCGAGGTCGTCCGGCTGCCGCTCGATACCGGGCTCGTCCGCGAGAAGGTCTACCAGCGGAGCCCGCGGACCCAGTTCGGCCACCGCTACGGGGGCGAGCTGGAACCCGACTCCGCGAACGTGACCGTCATGCTCAACGGGACCGCGGTCGGGCTGCGGACCGACGACTCCGCCGGGACCGTCACCGGGCTCGAGGTCAGGACGCTGACCGGCCGCTCCCACACGATCTCGGCCCGCGCCGTCGTGCTCGCCGCCGGGATCGAGAACGCCCGCCTGCTCCTGCTGTCCAACGACAGGGAACCGGCGGGCCTGGGCAACCGGCACGACGCCGTCGGCCGCTATTTCATGGAACACCTGAACATGGTGTCCGGCCGGGCGATGATCCCCGGCGCCGACGACCTCTACCGCTTCTACGACGCCGAGGGCTGGGCCGACCGCACCTCTCCCACCGCCGTCAGGATGCTCGTGGGGCTCCAGCCCACTCCCGAGATGCAGGAGGCGGCCGGCATCGGCAATTACGTCGCCTTCATCAACAGGACCTTCGAGGGCGAGCAGACGGCGGGCTACCAGGCGCTGCGCCATCTGCTGTACCGGCTGAGGCACGCCCAGCTGTCGGACCACCTGCGCAACGACCTGGCGGCCCTGGTCGGAGATTTCGGTTCCGCCCTGAAGGGAAGCTGGAACCGCGTGTTCGCCGCCGATACCAGCATCTACGAGATCCAGCATTTCTTCGAACAG contains:
- the moaB gene encoding molybdenum cofactor biosynthesis protein B produces the protein MAKIDESRPFLAVNIAVLTVSDTRVEADDRSGNTLVERLTADGHRLAARAIVKDDIPSIIAQVQAWIADPGIDVVISTGGTGVTGRDVTPEAFHAIYDKEIPGFGELFRMISYEKVGTSTIQSRATGGVTGGTYLFALPGSPSACRDAWDGILKFQLDNRHRPCNLVELMPRLMEHVKPAGA
- a CDS encoding phosphotransferase, whose translation is MPDRHLPAALRNRLGLDADPLPLPPKGMAHAHLRLPGGVLARVPRWSQIGLDPAANLRHQAAAFTRAAPGGHTPLLAGVLEPGADLPMGALLVEEIAGRPPHLPDDMPAIARALASLHVLSAEPAANPIQATIRVIERQAPCFARAGLARETLAHLDAELEWVRTLPTTPEPPVALVGTDTHPGNFLIDDRGKAWFVDLEKATDGLPAIDLAHASLYTSTTWDPDVAAVLSREDTRRFYAAWSDAVPPAMAEAVRPWFGIARRLVWLRTLSWMARWKVEGSAAFGAGIDPRTVAHVRERIEDFFDPATIARVRDSL
- a CDS encoding addiction module antidote protein; amino-acid sequence: MSKTETRPWDIVDSLTNEDRIAANLEAVLEDGDPELVAAALGNIARAKGMTDMARRTGLGRQRLYKALAPGGNPEFATVLKVIRSLGLRLSATVDPEGPGT
- a CDS encoding PA0069 family radical SAM protein — its product is MDEITRRALKGRGAISNESSRFERERRVLVDDGWTANGGEDPPPVRTTVLDDRARSVIARNSSPDIPFEQSVNPYRGCEHACIYCFARPTHAYLGLSPGLDFETRLFRKRDAAELLARELRAKSYVCRPLAIGANTDPYQPIEREERITRAVLEVCRDFNQPVCIITKSALVTRDLDILAPMAAKRLASVAVSVTTLDRDLARRMEPRAATPPRRLEAIRELTAAGVPVSVLASPMVPGLNDHELEAILEAGAEAGAAGGSYILLRLPLEIKDLFEEWLREHVPDRADRVLSLIRQARAGGLYQSEFGTRMTGTGPIAELLSRRFKLACRRLGLNGRRWDLECGLFRPPPAPGDQLPLL
- a CDS encoding glycosyltransferase family 2 protein codes for the protein MISIVMPSYNSAEFIEQAIESVRAQTFPHFELLVCDDGSTDGTLDIVRRLMGQDDRIRLLLNNCRNISLNCNIGLREARYPWIARLDADDVMHPNRLELQMKAAEQDPSVVLWGSHARLVNRKGRPLRTLRTGPATQEEFESKRATGGMLVIQGPTVMFRRDLALEIGGYDPFFNSAEDLELLHRLVAFGPARVLPLALTDYRVHGGSVTSGKAAHQIRLIRYIEARNRAVLAGCAICPPVEFMRALDSAPAHVRLLEWIDGMARQNYRNASIHNAEKRTFRAVLCLTAALSLNPFFSLPRLGKRIGRSLAVRSRATLHSAGRRILGAVHAGGSGGPAH
- a CDS encoding GMC oxidoreductase, producing the protein MILDIRQFPTGQHFDADLCIVGAGAAGISIARDMLGLPIKVLLLESGGFDFDAEVAALNEADNAADLKLDLESFRARLFGGTTSLWGGNCAPLDPIDFAPRPWVPFSGWPIKHEEMLPYWQRAQPLFELGDRGYDVDEWVLAEPDFEVVRLPLDTGLVREKVYQRSPRTQFGHRYGGELEPDSANVTVMLNGTAVGLRTDDSAGTVTGLEVRTLTGRSHTISARAVVLAAGIENARLLLLSNDREPAGLGNRHDAVGRYFMEHLNMVSGRAMIPGADDLYRFYDAEGWADRTSPTAVRMLVGLQPTPEMQEAAGIGNYVAFINRTFEGEQTAGYQALRHLLYRLRHAQLSDHLRNDLAALVGDFGSALKGSWNRVFAADTSIYEIQHFFEQVPNPDSRIRLGDRPDPLGMPRMVVDWRTTDQDKRTWAVGQDLVARAIGAGDGTGGTGRLQLEPAGPGLPWPDTIHQSSHYMGTTRISDDPRLGVVDHDCRVHGLSNLFVAGGSVLPTGGCAMVTINIVALALRLADHLKRLLA